The genomic stretch TCCAGAGCACTAGATTTACAAAAGGCCCGGCAAATGCTATCACTCCGCTCTGCATGGAAGTTAAAGGCTGAAGCGGCACTACAAATCCTGGAATGAAAAAAATAAATCCAAATCCAACAATCTTCAAAAATATCCCGATTAACAGCCATCCATAAGCTGCGAAAAATGTTGCTGAAACTCCAAAAAGCATTGCAGCAAACTTATGGCCAAGCTCATGCAGCACAATTGCAGGAGCAACAACTGCGACAGCAAATTTAAAGTTGGAAAAATTGAATTTTCCGTAATGTTTCAAGGGATCGTATGATCCAACAGCAGGCATTCTGAAAATATCTTTGAAAATAAAGCCAATCACAATGCTCATAATTATTATATCAATTATCTCAAGAATGGGCGAATTAAAAGGAATGCTGATATTAAACATCCGCAATATATCCAGTCTTGTAAAGTCGAAGATCATAGATTAAAAATAAACACATATTATTTATATACTTTCCCATAACATTTATATATTACTCTTTAAAATCTTTTCTTATGTTCGAAATAATATTATTATTAGTCATTATGATCTTTTTGAGTATAATCTTCATTACTTTGGGATCTGACTGGGCAACTGATTCTTTGATCCCTCTGGCGCAGAAGCTCGGAACAACGCATGTTGCTATCGGCCTGATACTTGTTTCAATAATGGTCAGTTTGCCTGAAATAATAATTGCTATTTGGGCTGCAAAGCTGGGTCATATAAACATAAGCTTGGGCGTTATAATTGGATCAATAATATGCAACATCGGCTTAATGACCGGCTTATCAGCAATGATAAAGCCGCTTAAGGTCAGCAGATCTCTGATTTTAAGGGACAGCATATTTGCCGTGTGCGTTGCTATTGTTGTTCTTGTTTTAAGCACAGATTACCAGATCACAAGATCTGAAGGCTGGGCATTCATCCTTATTTTTATACCATACTTAATTAATGTCTGGGTGCAGGAAAAATCAAAGCATGAAGCCCAGAAAGAGAAAGAATTGAAAGAAGTGGAGATAGAGCTGGACTTTATCGGTCTGCAGTTTGGCAAAATAAAAGCAGGAGTTTTGAGCTTTATTCTCGGGATGATCCTTCTCTTGATAGGATCCTATCTTTTTTCAAAATCATTAACATGGATATCTGGCGCATTTGGCTTTTCAGATCTGCTCATTGGCCTGACAATAGGCGCAATCGGACCATCAATA from Candidatus Woesearchaeota archaeon encodes the following:
- a CDS encoding calcium/sodium antiporter; this translates as MFEIILLLVIMIFLSIIFITLGSDWATDSLIPLAQKLGTTHVAIGLILVSIMVSLPEIIIAIWAAKLGHINISLGVIIGSIICNIGLMTGLSAMIKPLKVSRSLILRDSIFAVCVAIVVLVLSTDYQITRSEGWAFILIFIPYLINVWVQEKSKHEAQKEKELKEVEIELDFIGLQFGKIKAGVLSFILGMILLLIGSYLFSKSLTWISGAFGFSDLLIGLTIGAIGPSIPNIAAAIQATLKNMEEVAVSETLGSNIFTLLITLGILSIIQPITITAGWLRFDIPIMVAMSILLLTFMVYKQRISRAEGWILFLSYIAVLIMNIFIHM
- a CDS encoding M50 family metallopeptidase; protein product: MIFDFTRLDILRMFNISIPFNSPILEIIDIIIMSIVIGFIFKDIFRMPAVGSYDPLKHYGKFNFSNFKFAVAVVAPAIVLHELGHKFAAMLFGVSATFFAAYGWLLIGIFLKIVGFGFIFFIPGFVVPLQPLTSMQSGVIAFAGPFVNLVLWIGSWLVLKNKKVNKKYYSILYLTKQINMFLFILNMLPIPGIDGFSVYRSIFQIIF